Proteins encoded together in one Amblyomma americanum isolate KBUSLIRL-KWMA chromosome 1, ASM5285725v1, whole genome shotgun sequence window:
- the LOC144135859 gene encoding uncharacterized protein LOC144135859, which yields MMHELGDVDHFCGLEDHILHPGVLPLAATSSAGDCVIGAVFAAWVAFDSSPPSVSAAHKILADAHAVVTGHKSDYVVNLVNWFLLVDALALNHGLVQTLLEGWERLGVSSQPLLKRLIGSAPATGIDNLFIAPEASRALVSSCPQTFQTKA from the exons ATGATGCACGAACTGGGTGACGTGGACCACTTCTGTGGTCTAGAAGACCACATTCTACATCCGGGAGTTTTGCCCCTGGCTGCAACGTCTTCTGCGGGAGATTGCGTTATTGGTGCCGTTTTCGCGGCCTGGGTTGCCTTCGACTCTTCCCCGCCGTCCGTCTCTGCTGCCCATAAGATCCTCGCCGATGCTCACGCAGTGGTGACTGGGCACAAAAGTGACTACGTCGTGAACTTGGTCAACTGGTTCCTTTTGGTAGATGCTCTGGCTCTCAACCATGGTCTGGTGCAGACGTTACTGGAAGGTTGGGAAAGGCTTGGTGTCTCCAGCCAGCCGCTGTTGAAGAGACTCATCGGAAGTGCCCCTGCCACTGGAATAGACAACTTGTTCATAGCCCCAGAGGCCTCGCGTGCGTTGGTCTCCAGTTGTCCTCAA ACTTTTCAGACCAAAGCTTGA